A DNA window from Salvelinus sp. IW2-2015 linkage group LG4q.1:29, ASM291031v2, whole genome shotgun sequence contains the following coding sequences:
- the LOC111962435 gene encoding ras and EF-hand domain-containing protein-like, translating into MDRPSLERLFSACDINRSGVIEYEDFTVVCRELNVPDDEIKTLFNKFGVSADGCINYSKFSSRFQEVSETLDLASFGASPQSQWSPWDEFQTRIDDATGLLSGRLCDQLAELYQAIYSTSEPLLLQQYEGLVDALVSESKERRLEREQMETSFRRTEDLNTSQLTELEEDMQQQLSRVVDRVREEEHKKMEGVMDTLQRRHDNEVADLHTAVDRLLKCQDESELNNSRQDVDKLHHKICEVTLENEQLRTSLVKAQTNISILQVEMDKLKNMYADQKLQHERESDDLKKMVIEYQSYSSHTEILQVMNKKLYDSNDDLHSASSKRLSPDNEIAARRMKPVRQSTLINSGGENTAVDSSKRTYSHVASWADRYLDSGVSLPMDAESSGSESDSDVSTETVHHSYSYVPSDIEISDVKSEVSRSTLSVSPRKALAIASSIRRRLSAFPIKPTEADMVDTGGPAPMYRLVLAGDAGSGKSSFLLRLSLNEFRGDIQTTLGVDFQIKKMLVDGEKTNLQIWDTAGQERFRSIARSYFRKAHGVLLLYDVTSESSFLNVREWMGEIQESRDEQLPMCVIGNKVDLREDRPEGSCVSTVDGERLARTYNALFCETSAKAGTNVVEAVLHLAREVKKNVKLRRQSESQVKLSLSGPKKANCCRL; encoded by the exons ATGGACAGACCCAGCCTCGAGAGACTGTTTTCAGCGTGTGACATTAACAGGTCTGGTGTGATTGAATACGAAGACTTTACGGTTGTTTGTCGAGAACTCAATGTGCCTGACGACGAAATCAAAACTTTATTCAACAAATTCGGTGTTAGTGCAGATGGATGTATCAATTACAGCAAGTTCTCCTCTCGGTTTCAAGAGGTTTCAGAAACGTTGGATTTAGCCTCTTTTGGGGCTTCTCCTCAAAGTCAATGGAGTCCTTGGGACGAGTTCCAGACCAGGATTGACGATGCAACAGGTCTCCTCTCAGGAAG ACTGTGTGATCAATTGGCTGAGCTGTACCAAGCCATTTACTCCACCTCAGAACCTCTCTTGTTGCAACAATATGAGGGACTTGTCGATGCTCTTGTCAGTGAGAGCAAAGAACGCAGACTTGAGCGTGAGCAGATGGAAACCAGTTTCAGAAG AACAGAAGACCTCAACACAAGTCAGTTGACAGAGCTGGAGGAGGACATGCAGCAGCAGCTTTCCCGTGTAGTGGACAGGGTGAGAGAAGAG GAGCATAAGAAAATGGAGGGCGTCATGGATACACTTCAGAGAAGGCATGATAATGAAGTGGCAGATCTACATACTGCTGTGGACAGGTTGTTGAAA TGCCAAGATGAATCTGAACTCAACAATTCCAGGCAGGATGTTGACAAACTACACCATAAAATATGTGAAGTGACTCTG GAAAATGAGCAGTTACGGACTTCTCTCGTCAAAGCTCAGACAAACATCTCCATTCTGCAGGTAGAGATGGACAAGCTGAAGAACATGTATGCAGACCAGAAACTTCAACATGAGAG AGAAAGTGATGACCTGAAAAAGATGGTTATAGAATACCAGTCCTACTCCAGTCACACTGAAATACTCCA GGTCATGAACAAAAAGCTGTATGACAGCAATGATGACTTGCACTCTGCATCAAGTAAGAGG CTATCCCCCGACAATGAAATCGCAGCTCGAAGAATGAAGCCAGTTCGACAAAGCACACTTATAAA TTCAGGGGGAGAGAACACGGCTGTGGACTCAAGTAAAAGGACCTACTCCCATGTAGCCAGCTGGGCTGATAGATACCTGGACAGTGGTGTGTCCCTGCCTATGGACGCTGAAAGCTCAGGCAGCGAGTCTGACAGTGATGTCTCGACAGAAACCGTACACCACAGTTATTCATATGTGCCCTCAGACATTGAG ATATCAGATGTGAAATCAGAAGTAAGTCGGTCAACACTGTCTGTATCTCCCAGAAAAGCTCTCGCTATTGCTTCGTCCATCCGGAGACGCTTGTCTGCTTTCCCCATAAAG CCAACCGAAGCAGACATGGTTGACACTGGTGGCCCTGCTCCCATGTACCGGTTAGTTTTGGCAGGAGATGCAGGATCAGGGAAGTCAAGCTTTCTATTGAGGTTGAGTCTCAATGAGTTCAGGGGAGATATTCAGACGACTTTGG GAGTTGATTTCCAAATCAAGAAGATGTTGGTAGATGGAGAAAAAACTAACCTCCAGATATGGGATACTGCAGGACAAGAGAG GTTCCGCAGTATTGCCAGGTCTTACTTCCGTAAAGCCCATGGAGTCTTACTGCTGTATGATGTCACTTCTGAGAGCAGCTTCCTTAATGTCAGAGAGTGGATGGGAGAGATTCAG GAATCTAGGGATGAGCAACTCCCAATGTGTGTGATTGGGAACAAAGTGGACCTGCGGGAAGATCGACCGGAGGGAAGCTGTGTCAGCACTGTCGACGGGGAAAGGCTGGCTAGA ACATACAATGCCCTGTTCTGTGAAACTAGTGCCAAAGCTGGAACTAATGTAGTGGAGGCAGTACTTCACCTGGCAAG agaagttaagaaaaatGTGAAACTGAGACGGCAATCGGAATCACAGGTGAAGTTGAGTTTAAGTGGTCCAAAGAAAGCTAACTGCTGCAGATTATAA
- the LOC111962436 gene encoding LOW QUALITY PROTEIN: small EDRK-rich factor 2 (The sequence of the model RefSeq protein was modified relative to this genomic sequence to represent the inferred CDS: deleted 2 bases in 1 codon): MSRINPFNCRDAHQILSVHSCQAWLWHPSPHRQLETINNKMTRGNQRDLARAKNAKKQGNDKGKKADDGMSAAARKLRDAEIMQQKQKKASDPKLSDEKAK; encoded by the exons ATGTCTCGTATCAACCCGTTCAATTGCCGTGACGCACATCAAATATTGTCGGTGCACAGCTGCCAGGCTTGGTTG TGGCACCCTTCTCCACACCGTCAGCTAGAAACCATAAACAACAAAATGACAA GGGGAAATCAGCGTGACCTTGCTCGTGCTAAAAATGCCAAAAAGCAAGGGAATGACAAGGGAAAGAAGGCAGATGATGGCATGTCTGCAGCTGCAAGGAAGCTTCG GGATGCAGAGATAATGCAACAGAAGCAGAAAAAAGCCAGTGACCCTAAGCTGAGTGACGAGAAAGCCAAATAG